One segment of Pyrococcus sp. ST04 DNA contains the following:
- a CDS encoding ABC transporter ATP-binding protein: MLLKVNNLSIHYFTLSGVVRAVEGVTFSIDRKEWVTFVGESGSGKSTVASAIMRLVPPPGKIIGGEIIFEGKDILKLPEEELRQIRGKEISMVFQDPMTSLDPLRKIGDQLVEVMTVHGVDEDEAKRRAKELLEKVNIPPDRFDYYPHQLSGGQRQRVSIAMAMAFNPKLLIADEPTTALDVIVQDSIMDLIQSLKDEGTSILFVTHDISLAAERSDKIAVMYAGKLVEFGSVEQIVENPLHPYTQALLNSVPDLWSKKEIKAIPGYPPDLRNPPSGCRFHPRCHVFAERSDLKGICDTQEPTMIEYEKGHFVACHLYGGAKNE; the protein is encoded by the coding sequence TTGCTCCTAAAAGTTAACAACCTCTCAATTCATTACTTCACACTTTCAGGTGTTGTTAGGGCTGTGGAAGGGGTAACCTTCTCCATAGATAGGAAAGAGTGGGTAACTTTCGTTGGTGAGAGTGGAAGTGGAAAATCAACCGTTGCCAGCGCCATAATGAGACTTGTCCCACCCCCAGGGAAGATAATCGGGGGAGAAATAATATTCGAAGGCAAAGATATTCTAAAGCTACCCGAAGAGGAGCTCAGGCAAATAAGGGGAAAAGAAATAAGTATGGTCTTTCAGGATCCGATGACAAGCTTAGATCCACTGAGAAAAATAGGAGACCAGCTTGTTGAAGTTATGACAGTTCATGGGGTCGATGAGGACGAGGCAAAAAGAAGGGCAAAGGAGTTGCTTGAAAAGGTGAACATCCCTCCAGACAGGTTTGACTACTATCCCCACCAGCTGAGCGGGGGGCAGAGGCAGAGGGTTAGCATTGCAATGGCCATGGCGTTTAACCCCAAGCTCCTAATAGCAGATGAACCCACAACAGCCCTAGATGTTATAGTTCAAGATTCTATTATGGATCTTATCCAATCACTTAAAGACGAAGGGACAAGTATTTTGTTCGTGACCCATGATATTTCCCTTGCGGCCGAGAGGAGTGATAAGATAGCTGTCATGTATGCTGGAAAGCTGGTTGAATTTGGAAGTGTAGAGCAGATAGTGGAGAATCCCCTTCACCCATACACACAAGCCCTACTTAACAGCGTTCCTGATCTTTGGAGCAAAAAGGAAATCAAAGCAATTCCAGGGTATCCACCAGATCTCAGGAATCCGCCTTCTGGATGTAGGTTCCATCCAAGGTGCCATGTATTTGCTGAAAGGAGTGATCTCAAAGGAATCTGCGACACTCAAGAGCCAACGATGATAGAGTACGAGAAGGGTCATTTCGTGGCCTGCCACCTCTACGGAGGTGCTAAGAATGAGTGA
- a CDS encoding ABC transporter permease has product MEVEIIRPLAKFIFEKKPGRGMLLFGLTIIAIVVLMAIFAPIISPYDPTKSTEDTLAPPSWKHPMGTNRLGQDMFSRIVWGSRIVLSVVFMATLISMSIGIPLGLISGYYGGKVDRALSIVMDSIYAFPALILAIVIAVVLGPSPVNTAIAISFVYVPTYFRMVRGQTLSLKNQLFVEAAHAIGAKDREIMLKYILPNLGPTILVVFTLSVADAILTEAGLSFLGLSVTPPTPDWGYDLRVGQPFLLDGKWWLVFFPGMMIMLLAMAFALIGEALNERISLGVR; this is encoded by the coding sequence ATGGAAGTGGAGATAATAAGGCCATTGGCAAAGTTCATCTTTGAAAAGAAACCTGGGAGAGGGATGCTGCTTTTTGGGCTTACAATAATAGCTATCGTTGTTTTAATGGCTATTTTCGCTCCAATAATCTCCCCATACGACCCAACCAAGAGCACAGAGGATACGCTGGCTCCCCCAAGCTGGAAGCACCCCATGGGGACAAACAGACTGGGTCAAGATATGTTCTCAAGAATAGTGTGGGGTTCCAGGATAGTCCTTTCCGTGGTTTTTATGGCAACATTGATCTCAATGAGTATTGGAATTCCCCTCGGCTTAATCTCAGGCTATTATGGAGGAAAAGTTGACAGGGCACTAAGCATCGTAATGGACAGTATATATGCCTTTCCAGCATTAATACTTGCGATAGTCATAGCAGTTGTTCTGGGGCCGAGCCCAGTAAACACTGCAATAGCAATAAGCTTCGTTTACGTTCCAACTTACTTTAGAATGGTCAGGGGGCAGACGCTGAGCCTTAAAAATCAGCTTTTTGTTGAAGCCGCACATGCCATAGGAGCAAAAGATAGGGAGATAATGCTAAAATATATTTTGCCAAACCTAGGACCTACAATCTTGGTAGTTTTTACCCTGAGTGTCGCTGATGCAATCTTAACGGAGGCAGGCTTAAGTTTCCTTGGTCTTTCAGTTACTCCCCCAACCCCTGACTGGGGCTACGATCTCAGGGTTGGACAACCCTTCCTGCTGGATGGTAAATGGTGGCTGGTGTTCTTCCCAGGAATGATGATAATGCTCCTAGCCATGGCATTTGCCCTAATCGGAGAAGCCCTTAATGAAAGGATATCCCTGGGGGTGAGATGA
- a CDS encoding ABC transporter permease, with protein MSRGLGRYILIRALMIIPTILILYTVVFIFLRILPGNPILAVVGTKSISEEQLQHLMHMAGLDKPYHVQYFDYLWKILHGDFGVTLAFPMGKPVWDYLKQRFPATLELTIWGFTISVLLGLLTGVLGATKKGTKIDTGMRLYSIIAYTLFIPWFGMMLQYIFGVKLHLLPTSGRLDPGVHLDTITGLYVLDSILTGNWPALVSAVRHLILPSLTLGIVLSGAYTRLVRNNMVDVLSQDFIRAYHARGVPPRKVTWYALKNAFIPVVTLMGLQFAILLGGAVLTETTFSWPGMGTFIVDRIDYRDYNAIQGAVIFFAFFVGLISLIVDVIYAILDPRVKY; from the coding sequence ATGAGCAGGGGGCTAGGGCGATACATCCTTATTAGGGCTTTAATGATCATCCCAACGATTCTAATCTTGTATACGGTGGTGTTCATATTCCTGAGAATACTTCCCGGTAACCCCATACTTGCCGTTGTTGGGACAAAGAGCATCTCAGAGGAGCAACTCCAGCACCTAATGCATATGGCCGGCCTTGATAAGCCGTATCACGTTCAGTACTTTGACTACCTCTGGAAGATACTTCATGGAGATTTCGGTGTCACGCTAGCCTTTCCTATGGGGAAGCCTGTATGGGATTACCTGAAACAGAGGTTCCCAGCGACGTTAGAATTGACGATTTGGGGCTTTACGATAAGCGTTTTACTAGGCCTGCTAACGGGTGTTCTAGGTGCAACGAAGAAAGGTACCAAAATAGATACAGGCATGAGACTCTACAGCATAATAGCGTACACCCTCTTCATCCCCTGGTTTGGAATGATGCTACAGTACATATTTGGTGTCAAGTTGCATCTCCTACCAACATCGGGCAGATTAGATCCAGGAGTTCATCTCGATACAATTACTGGCCTTTACGTTCTGGACAGCATACTAACGGGCAACTGGCCAGCATTGGTTAGCGCGGTTAGGCATCTAATATTGCCTTCATTAACCTTGGGAATAGTGCTGAGTGGAGCATACACGAGGCTTGTTAGGAACAATATGGTTGATGTACTAAGTCAAGACTTCATAAGAGCTTATCATGCCAGGGGAGTTCCCCCTAGAAAGGTAACTTGGTACGCCCTAAAGAATGCTTTTATCCCTGTCGTGACGCTTATGGGCCTCCAGTTTGCAATACTCCTAGGAGGTGCCGTTCTTACTGAAACAACGTTCAGCTGGCCTGGAATGGGAACGTTCATTGTGGATAGAATAGACTACAGAGACTATAACGCAATTCAAGGGGCAGTAATATTCTTTGCGTTCTTCGTTGGCCTGATAAGCCTGATAGTTGATGTAATCTATGCAATCCTCGATCCAAGGGTTAAATACTGA
- a CDS encoding ABC transporter substrate-binding protein → MKIKVQIFALVLLLVLGVVASGCIGGQQTATQTKEEVTQIVIGVTDKVTDLDPANAYDFYTWEVLNNIMEGLVKYKPGTLEIEPAIAEKWEVNEDSTVWTFYLRKDVKFADGTPLTAKDVVRSIKRVMKINGDPAWLVTDFVKDVVAKDDYTVVFYLKQPTSYFLALLTTPPYFPVHPNYSMEKIESDATYGGAGPYRIVKWVRDEELVLEANPYYYGEKPKVKRIVIKFYRDASTMRLALQNGEIDIAWRTLRPSDIQSLKESGNFNVIEVPGGFIRYICLNTKVDPTKNVKVRQALAAAIDRKEIAEKVFMGTVEPLYSLVPNGMWSHIDAFKEKYGDANIELAKKLLSEAGYSESNPLKITLWYTPTHYGDTEADLAQILKEQWERTGMIKVDIKSAEWGTYVDYARKGQMQVYLLGWYPDYLDPDDYTTPFLKSTANSWAGTGYANPTVDELLTKAQRLTDQNERAKLYEEVQKILAEDVPYIPLVQGKLYLVTQKNVKGVIIGPDMIFRYSTLYKE, encoded by the coding sequence ATGAAGATAAAAGTGCAAATATTTGCACTCGTGTTGCTTTTAGTTCTTGGTGTTGTTGCTAGCGGCTGTATAGGAGGCCAGCAAACTGCAACACAAACTAAAGAAGAAGTTACACAGATCGTCATTGGTGTAACAGATAAGGTTACAGATCTCGATCCGGCAAATGCTTATGATTTCTACACATGGGAGGTTCTCAACAACATAATGGAAGGGCTAGTCAAGTACAAGCCCGGAACTTTAGAGATAGAGCCGGCAATAGCGGAGAAATGGGAGGTTAATGAGGATTCAACGGTTTGGACCTTCTACCTAAGAAAGGACGTCAAGTTCGCAGATGGAACCCCACTAACGGCCAAGGACGTAGTGAGGAGCATAAAGAGAGTCATGAAAATAAACGGAGATCCAGCGTGGCTAGTTACGGACTTTGTCAAGGACGTAGTTGCTAAGGATGACTACACGGTTGTCTTCTATCTTAAGCAGCCAACGAGCTACTTCTTGGCCCTTCTAACAACCCCACCATACTTCCCCGTTCATCCCAATTACTCCATGGAGAAAATAGAAAGTGACGCCACTTACGGTGGAGCCGGGCCTTATAGGATAGTTAAGTGGGTTAGGGATGAGGAGCTTGTCCTTGAAGCGAACCCGTACTACTATGGAGAGAAGCCGAAGGTTAAGAGGATAGTGATTAAGTTCTATAGAGATGCATCAACAATGAGGCTAGCCCTCCAGAACGGTGAAATAGACATTGCGTGGAGGACGTTGAGACCCAGCGACATTCAAAGCCTAAAGGAAAGCGGAAACTTCAACGTTATAGAAGTCCCTGGAGGGTTCATAAGGTACATATGCCTTAACACTAAGGTCGATCCAACCAAGAACGTGAAGGTAAGGCAAGCACTAGCAGCTGCCATAGATAGGAAGGAGATAGCCGAGAAGGTGTTCATGGGCACAGTCGAGCCCCTCTACAGCCTAGTGCCAAACGGAATGTGGAGCCACATCGATGCATTCAAGGAGAAGTATGGAGATGCAAACATAGAGCTCGCCAAGAAACTACTGAGCGAAGCTGGATATAGCGAGAGCAATCCTCTTAAGATAACGCTTTGGTATACACCAACCCACTATGGTGACACAGAAGCCGACCTCGCTCAAATTCTGAAGGAGCAGTGGGAAAGGACGGGAATGATAAAGGTGGACATAAAGAGTGCTGAGTGGGGAACATATGTTGACTACGCCAGAAAGGGTCAGATGCAGGTGTATTTGCTCGGATGGTACCCAGATTACCTCGATCCAGATGACTACACAACCCCATTCCTAAAGAGTACTGCCAACAGCTGGGCTGGAACTGGGTATGCCAACCCAACGGTAGATGAGCTTCTAACAAAGGCCCAGAGGCTTACTGACCAGAACGAGAGAGCCAAGCTGTACGAGGAGGTCCAGAAGATACTTGCAGAAGATGTTCCATACATTCCACTAGTCCAAGGAAAGCTGTACCTCGTTACCCAGAAGAACGTTAAGGGAGTGATAATAGGCCCAGATATGATATTCCGCTACTCAACTCTCTACAAAGAGTAA
- a CDS encoding MoaD/ThiS family protein yields MIRVKVIGRNIEKEIEWKEGMRVRDILREVGFNTESAIAKVNGKVALEDSEVKDGDFVEVIPVVSGG; encoded by the coding sequence ATGATTAGGGTTAAAGTCATAGGCAGGAATATTGAGAAAGAGATAGAGTGGAAGGAGGGAATGAGAGTTAGGGATATTTTAAGAGAGGTGGGATTTAACACAGAAAGTGCCATTGCAAAGGTAAATGGAAAAGTTGCTTTAGAGGACAGCGAGGTTAAGGATGGAGACTTTGTAGAGGTCATTCCCGTAGTTTCTGGAGGATGA
- a CDS encoding TRAM domain-containing protein has translation MEVLDMYGGKGGRRFDGNKGRRYEAPVKVGERYKVKIESMGKGGDGIARIKGFVIFVPHTHVGDEVEIVINSVKKRFAFAEVIE, from the coding sequence ATGGAAGTGTTGGATATGTATGGTGGAAAAGGTGGAAGAAGGTTTGATGGAAACAAAGGAAGAAGATACGAAGCCCCAGTTAAGGTTGGAGAAAGATATAAAGTGAAGATAGAAAGCATGGGAAAAGGTGGAGATGGAATAGCAAGGATAAAGGGCTTCGTTATATTCGTCCCCCACACGCATGTTGGGGATGAGGTTGAGATTGTGATAAATTCAGTAAAGAAGAGGTTTGCCTTCGCTGAAGTTATAGAGTGA
- the dph2 gene encoding diphthamide biosynthesis enzyme Dph2, whose amino-acid sequence MLHEVPKGDILKTLNSINAKRVLIQSPEGLRKEAEELAEFLEENGIEVILYGEINYGACDPADHEAKVLGCDALIHLGHSYMKLSLEVPTIFVPAFAKVNVVEALEKNIEEIKKLGKKIIVTTTAQHIHQIDKAVAFLKENGFEPVIGKGDSRVSWPGQVLGCNFSAAKVEGDGILFIGSGTFHPLGLALATRKKVLAVNPYSGDYIWVDEIADRFIRKRWAQIAKAIEAEYFGVIVSIKKGQLRIAEAKRVARLLREHGKKVKILAMNEINYTKLEGFGFDAYVVVACPRVPIDDYESWRKPVLTPKEVELLLGLKEEYEFDEILGGRREKDEPLGISLHKAR is encoded by the coding sequence ATGCTTCATGAAGTGCCAAAAGGGGATATTCTAAAAACTCTGAATTCAATTAATGCAAAAAGGGTTCTCATTCAGTCTCCGGAAGGGTTAAGAAAGGAGGCTGAAGAGTTAGCAGAATTTTTAGAGGAGAATGGCATTGAGGTTATTCTTTATGGAGAAATTAATTATGGGGCATGCGATCCAGCGGATCATGAGGCAAAGGTATTAGGATGCGACGCACTGATACATCTCGGGCATTCTTATATGAAGCTCTCCCTTGAAGTTCCGACAATATTTGTCCCTGCATTTGCTAAGGTGAATGTTGTTGAGGCTTTAGAAAAGAACATAGAAGAAATAAAGAAGCTTGGGAAGAAAATAATAGTCACAACGACGGCACAACACATTCATCAGATTGACAAGGCTGTAGCCTTCCTTAAGGAGAACGGATTTGAGCCAGTAATAGGAAAAGGCGACTCAAGGGTTTCTTGGCCTGGACAGGTTTTAGGATGTAACTTCTCTGCCGCAAAGGTAGAAGGAGATGGAATACTCTTCATAGGTTCCGGTACGTTCCATCCACTCGGCCTAGCCCTTGCAACTAGGAAGAAAGTTTTAGCTGTTAACCCTTACAGTGGGGACTATATATGGGTTGATGAAATCGCTGATAGGTTCATCAGAAAGAGGTGGGCCCAAATAGCCAAGGCTATAGAGGCTGAATACTTTGGAGTAATTGTTAGCATCAAAAAGGGCCAGCTGAGAATTGCTGAGGCTAAAAGGGTGGCTAGGTTGTTGAGAGAACATGGGAAGAAGGTTAAAATATTGGCAATGAACGAAATCAACTACACAAAACTTGAAGGCTTTGGCTTTGATGCCTATGTCGTCGTTGCATGTCCAAGGGTTCCAATAGATGACTACGAGAGCTGGAGAAAACCCGTGCTGACACCAAAAGAAGTCGAGTTACTTCTAGGTCTCAAAGAGGAGTATGAATTCGACGAAATATTAGGCGGAAGGAGGGAGAAAGATGAACCTCTCGGCATATCCCTTCATAAAGCCCGCTGA
- a CDS encoding Nif3-like dinuclear metal center hexameric protein: MVSREEVVSFLDEFLNISSYPDKSSNGLQVEGKEEVKKIAFAVDACLDTITKAKAFGADMLVVHHGIIWGGVNYVTGLFARRVRELLKAELNLYVAHIPLDAHPEVGNNAQLLKLLGLEPKEPFGEYKGVKISFIGEFEEPKPLPMIAQVLAEKLPVDYVKSYEFGLQEIKRVAVMSGAGGFAIEEAGKKADLLITGEFTHADYRTAEDLRVSVIVAGHYATETLGVKALMPVLREKFGVETIFIDSPTGL, encoded by the coding sequence ATGGTCAGCAGGGAAGAGGTTGTTTCCTTCTTAGATGAGTTTTTGAATATATCATCATATCCAGACAAGTCAAGCAACGGCCTTCAGGTAGAAGGAAAGGAGGAGGTTAAAAAGATAGCCTTCGCAGTTGATGCCTGCCTAGATACCATAACGAAGGCAAAAGCCTTTGGGGCAGATATGCTAGTTGTTCATCACGGTATTATCTGGGGAGGCGTTAACTACGTTACCGGCCTTTTTGCTAGGAGGGTGAGGGAATTACTTAAAGCTGAGCTCAATCTGTATGTCGCCCACATACCCTTGGACGCCCATCCAGAAGTCGGAAATAATGCCCAACTTTTGAAACTTCTTGGTTTAGAGCCAAAAGAGCCTTTTGGGGAGTATAAGGGGGTCAAGATAAGCTTCATAGGGGAGTTTGAAGAACCTAAACCCCTTCCGATGATAGCCCAGGTGCTCGCTGAGAAGCTTCCCGTGGATTACGTTAAAAGCTACGAATTTGGACTTCAGGAAATCAAAAGGGTAGCAGTTATGAGCGGTGCGGGAGGATTTGCAATAGAAGAGGCAGGCAAAAAGGCAGATCTTCTCATTACGGGCGAGTTCACTCATGCCGACTATAGGACTGCTGAGGATCTAAGAGTAAGCGTGATAGTAGCTGGCCATTATGCCACGGAAACCCTCGGGGTTAAAGCTTTAATGCCAGTACTTAGGGAGAAGTTTGGTGTGGAGACAATATTCATAGATAGCCCTACTGGACTCTAA
- a CDS encoding aminotransferase class V-fold PLP-dependent enzyme, whose protein sequence is MRELFPGLKKFKAYLNTAGLGLMPVTVLKRVNEFLLDVVNYREGVNAVEELDQMVLEPVLEEAAKLMKTKVANITLSLQTTEGLKRALSALKPRKGMKIVSFDLEFPTISAIVESYSKIHGLDVEVVENNNGLYNIADIEKRIDDNTFAVIFSDVQWISGQKMPTKEIAEISHEHGAWVIVDAVQSLGALQVYPEKLEVDVLVAGGEKWLMNPNIGSGIMYVSDRFIEESFPVLGLLNTEPPIPWSDWWGDKDKDLWNILPVRKDARKLDAGTPNYLSAVALWASLELINSVGIEEIERHNLKLAREIKDTAQELGFWTLGDSQIVLLVGNVPYEDMKRVVSQLKDRGVVVSLRGAKGIYGIRVSPHIYNTKEDIELLFEEMKTLNIKTETGKAVF, encoded by the coding sequence ATGAGGGAGTTATTTCCAGGACTAAAAAAATTTAAGGCATATTTAAATACTGCAGGTCTTGGTTTAATGCCTGTGACGGTTCTAAAGAGAGTTAATGAGTTCCTTTTAGACGTGGTAAACTATAGAGAGGGAGTAAACGCTGTAGAAGAGCTAGATCAAATGGTTTTAGAACCCGTTCTTGAGGAAGCGGCCAAACTTATGAAGACCAAGGTAGCTAACATTACCCTAAGCCTCCAGACAACCGAGGGTCTTAAGAGAGCACTTTCAGCGCTAAAGCCTAGGAAAGGCATGAAGATAGTTTCTTTTGACTTAGAGTTTCCAACTATCTCGGCAATAGTAGAGAGTTACTCGAAGATTCATGGCCTTGATGTTGAGGTCGTCGAAAATAACAACGGTCTTTACAACATTGCCGACATTGAGAAGAGAATAGACGATAACACTTTTGCTGTAATATTTAGTGATGTTCAGTGGATAAGTGGTCAAAAAATGCCAACAAAGGAAATAGCCGAAATATCCCATGAGCATGGTGCATGGGTGATAGTAGATGCAGTTCAATCTCTTGGAGCTCTTCAAGTTTATCCTGAGAAATTAGAAGTGGATGTCCTTGTCGCCGGTGGAGAGAAATGGCTGATGAATCCAAATATCGGGAGTGGAATCATGTATGTGTCTGACAGGTTCATAGAGGAAAGCTTTCCAGTTCTCGGCCTTTTAAATACAGAGCCTCCAATTCCATGGTCAGATTGGTGGGGAGATAAAGATAAAGACCTTTGGAACATCCTTCCAGTTAGAAAGGATGCAAGAAAGCTTGACGCTGGGACACCAAACTACTTGAGTGCCGTGGCCCTTTGGGCATCCCTTGAGTTAATAAACAGCGTGGGAATAGAGGAAATAGAGAGACACAACCTCAAGCTTGCCAGGGAAATTAAGGATACTGCTCAGGAACTAGGTTTCTGGACATTAGGCGATTCTCAAATAGTCCTCTTGGTAGGTAATGTCCCCTATGAGGATATGAAGAGAGTTGTCTCACAGCTGAAGGATAGAGGCGTAGTAGTATCACTCAGGGGCGCAAAGGGAATTTATGGAATTAGAGTCTCTCCCCACATTTACAACACCAAGGAAGATATTGAGTTGCTATTTGAAGAAATGAAGACTCTTAACATTAAAACCGAGACCGGGAAGGCTGTTTTCTGA
- a CDS encoding type IV toxin-antitoxin system AbiEi family antitoxin, producing MNKMEVLARLLQLGEAFTIQEALDHLKIDRNLLKYYLKVLSEAGFIKRIGKGIYAPTPNPDEPPSVHEFVLASLLVKPSAIAYWSALNYYGLTEQIPNITFVQTPRKRGYEKIVEFNNRKFKIVTVKPSKFFGLNTVKIGRREVNITDPEKTIVDCLDKPRYCSGIIEVVKALKNASFNQKKLLEYAQRMGNKAILKRLGYISERLGLGLEEKIQLSNKDRRSFSLLDPTMPARGKFDYKWGLLINVPEDYWEELEW from the coding sequence ATGAACAAAATGGAAGTTCTAGCAAGACTCTTACAACTTGGAGAAGCATTTACGATTCAAGAAGCACTTGACCACCTTAAAATTGACAGAAACCTACTGAAGTATTACCTCAAAGTTCTCTCTGAAGCAGGCTTCATAAAAAGGATTGGTAAGGGTATCTACGCCCCAACACCGAACCCAGATGAACCACCTTCAGTCCATGAATTCGTTCTTGCTTCCCTCCTCGTAAAGCCAAGTGCCATAGCCTATTGGAGTGCTTTAAATTATTATGGCCTAACAGAGCAGATTCCTAACATAACCTTTGTCCAAACACCAAGAAAGAGGGGTTATGAAAAAATCGTTGAATTTAACAACAGGAAGTTCAAAATAGTGACAGTAAAGCCCAGCAAGTTCTTTGGTTTGAATACAGTAAAGATTGGAAGAAGAGAAGTTAACATCACAGACCCAGAGAAGACCATAGTGGATTGTCTCGACAAGCCCAGATATTGCAGCGGGATAATTGAGGTTGTGAAGGCATTAAAGAATGCGAGCTTTAACCAGAAAAAGCTTTTAGAGTACGCTCAAAGAATGGGAAACAAAGCAATTCTAAAAAGACTAGGATATATCAGTGAACGACTGGGTTTAGGGCTGGAGGAAAAAATCCAACTTTCAAACAAAGATAGGAGAAGCTTTTCACTCCTTGATCCAACAATGCCCGCCAGGGGAAAGTTTGACTACAAATGGGGACTTTTGATAAACGTTCCTGAAGACTACTGGGAGGAATTGGAATGGTAA
- a CDS encoding 30S ribosomal protein S8e, which yields MAIWQGRSLKKPSGGRIVLARKKRKRELGREPANTRVAESDNRKIIRTYGGNRKVRLTAAAYANVFDKNGKGRKVRIIRVIENPANRQFARRNIITKGAIIETEIGKARVTSRPGQDGVVNAVLIEEKPSE from the coding sequence ATGGCGATATGGCAGGGAAGATCACTCAAAAAGCCTTCAGGTGGAAGAATTGTCCTCGCGAGGAAGAAGAGGAAGAGGGAGCTAGGTAGAGAGCCCGCAAACACTAGGGTTGCTGAGAGTGACAACAGGAAAATTATCAGGACTTATGGAGGAAATAGAAAGGTAAGGCTCACCGCTGCAGCATATGCAAATGTCTTTGATAAGAATGGGAAGGGTAGGAAGGTCAGGATAATTAGGGTTATAGAGAACCCTGCCAACAGGCAGTTTGCAAGAAGAAACATAATCACAAAGGGTGCAATAATAGAAACAGAAATAGGGAAAGCCAGGGTCACATCAAGGCCAGGTCAAGATGGAGTTGTAAATGCTGTTCTTATCGAGGAGAAGCCTTCCGAGTGA
- a CDS encoding Mov34/MPN/PAD-1 family protein — MLRLPKETLNRILDKAKNSPIEICGFLLGKGDEVYEAVFVSNRLNSPIEFEMDPEEMLKALEYAEKKNLEIVGIFHSHVYCPPFPSGKDLKGMKLWPVVWVIVTSSGEVKAWQMGKDGKIVEVEVVISER; from the coding sequence ATGCTCAGATTACCTAAAGAGACCTTAAATAGGATTCTTGATAAGGCCAAAAACTCACCAATAGAAATTTGTGGTTTCTTACTAGGAAAGGGAGATGAAGTTTATGAAGCAGTTTTTGTTTCTAACAGGCTAAATTCCCCTATTGAGTTTGAAATGGATCCAGAAGAAATGCTAAAGGCGCTAGAATACGCAGAAAAGAAAAATCTTGAGATAGTTGGGATTTTTCATTCCCACGTTTATTGTCCTCCCTTCCCAAGTGGCAAAGATCTAAAGGGTATGAAGCTTTGGCCAGTTGTTTGGGTTATAGTAACTTCAAGTGGAGAAGTTAAAGCCTGGCAAATGGGGAAGGATGGGAAGATAGTTGAAGTGGAGGTAGTGATTAGTGAACGCTAG